A DNA window from Drosophila biarmipes strain raj3 chromosome 2R, RU_DBia_V1.1, whole genome shotgun sequence contains the following coding sequences:
- the LOC108036899 gene encoding uncharacterized protein LOC108036899, producing the protein MRILLVLSVVLAVILGCHAYSATWGRRNSNDYLLSRTVEARNPIKNNYWNVNVNYPSGYYNISAVVVYDNFKNNSGANPSLYSGGPGYRFCTVNLRGQVNRGINSTVEIWGR; encoded by the coding sequence ATGCGTATTCTGCTCGTCCTCTCCGTTGTCCTGGCCGTGATCCTCGGCTGCCACGCCTACAGCGCCACCTGGGGGCGCAGGAACAGCAACGACTACCTGCTGTCCCGCACCGTGGAGGCCCGCAACCCGATCAAGAACAACTACTGGAACGTGAACGTGAACTACCCCAGTGGATACTACAACATCTCGGCGGTGGTCGTCTACGACAACTTCAAGAACAACTCCGGCGCGAACCCCAGCCTCTACTCCGGCGGCCCGGGCTACCGCTTCTGCACCGTCAACCTGCGCGGCCAGGTCAACCGGGGCATCAACTCCACCGTCGAGATCTGGGGACGTTAA